The Candidatus Margulisiibacteriota bacterium genome includes a region encoding these proteins:
- a CDS encoding flagellar hook-basal body complex protein FliE has protein sequence MAEGIPAIGGLNPVQTGANTIVAPVNVQNTSPFQVMLDAAIGGLQDVSAAEEKANAYITQYSLGRVSMEEALIEVQKMTMAVQMATTVVNQVVSTFKEIEQIPV, from the coding sequence ATGGCGGAAGGAATACCGGCGATCGGCGGTTTAAATCCGGTGCAGACCGGTGCGAATACGATAGTGGCTCCGGTCAATGTGCAGAACACTTCGCCGTTTCAGGTCATGTTGGATGCGGCGATCGGCGGGCTGCAGGATGTGAGCGCGGCGGAAGAAAAAGCCAATGCTTACATCACGCAGTATTCACTGGGGCGCGTCAGCATGGAGGAAGCGTTGATCGAAGTGCAAAAAATGACTATGGCCGTGCAAATGGCGACAACCGTGGTCAATCAGGTGGTGTCAACCTTTAAAGAGATCGAGCAAATACCGGTTTAA